A stretch of the Oncorhynchus clarkii lewisi isolate Uvic-CL-2024 chromosome 9, UVic_Ocla_1.0, whole genome shotgun sequence genome encodes the following:
- the LOC139417304 gene encoding transcription factor E2F1-like, with the protein MSEALVSGQTSEDLLADFESLLNAGSIDLSENHQIVIISTPSNVGLNSAVPSNTGEILLFATPQGPADVVQDQRRPTLGRPPVKRKLDLDSDHQYVSTSRPPSLGRAPTSTPAPPRVPKPSTEKSRYDTSLNLTTKRFLDLLAQSPDGVVDLNWASQVLEVQKRRIYDITNVLEGIQLISKKSKNNIQWLGNRIDGASVSRYQDLQKEVSDLTQAEEKLDELITKCNLQLRLLTEDTQNKKLGYLMCQDLRKSFDSPDQLVMVIRAPPETQMQVSEPSEGYQVSLKSTQGPIDVFLCPEDISGVCSPVTGISPSKATYQIMPQPAEQPQCSSTQEITLSTAASQQNSSPLPLFCEAGAVLECYPFTNLGVLSELDLSPLSSSDFLSGEGLGNPLDGFINLSPPQSHSYHFGLEEHEGITELFDSDFGDFTPLELGWRETPTEQE; encoded by the exons ATGTCAGAGGCACTCGTATCAGGTCAGACGTCGGAGGATCTTTTGGCAGACTTTGAGTCTCTTTTGAATGCTGGGAGTATTGACTTATCAGAGAACCACCAGATAGTCATAATTTCTACCCCCAGCAATGTGGGCTTAAACTCAGCTGTACCCAGCAACACTGGAGAGATCCTCCTGTTCGCTACCCCCCAAGGCCCTGCGGATGTGGTCCAGGACCAGCGACGGCCAACTCTGGGACGACCTCCG GTGAAGAGGAAGCTGGACTTGGACAGTGATCACCAGTATGTCAGCACCTCTCGCCCACCTTCTCTTGGGAGGGCCCCAACGTCCACACCAGCACCACCCAGAG TTCCAAAGCCTTCGACAGAGAAGTCTCGCTATGACACATCTTTGAACCTGACCACCAAGCGCTTCTTAGACCTGCTAGCCCAGTCTCCTGACGGGGTGGTGGACCTCAACTGGGCCTCACAGGTCCTGGAAGTGCAGAAGAGACGCATCTATGACATCACCAATGTCTTGGAGGGTATCCAGCTCATCTCCAAGAAATCAAAGAACAACATACAATGGCT GGGGAACCGCATTGATGGAGCGTCTGTTTCCCGTTACCAGGACCTACAGAAAGAGGTCTCTGATTTGACACAGGCTGAGGAGAAACTGGATGAGCTTATTACCAAGTGTAACCTCCAGCTCAGACTCCTCACTGAGGATACCCAGAACAAGAA GCTGGGTTATTTGATGTGCCAGGATCTACGGAAGTCTTTTGACTCTCCTGACCAGCTGGTGATGGTCATCAGAGCCCCTCCAGAGACCCAGATGCAAGTGTCAGAGCCCAGTGAG GGCTATCAGGTCTCCCTGAAGAGCACCCAGGGTCCCATTGATGTCTTCCTGTGTCCAGAGGACATTTCTGGTGTCTGCAGCCCAGTGACAGGCATCAGCCCTTCTAAAGCCACATACCAGATAATGCCCCAGCCTGCAGAACAACCACAGTGCAGTTCCACACAGGAAATTACATTGTCAACAGCTGCGTCCCAACAGAACTCCTCTCCACTGCCATTGTTTTGTGAAGCGG gagCAGTCCTGGAATGTTACCCGTTCACTAACTTGGGAGTGCTGTCAGAATTGGACCTTTCACCCTTGTCATCCTCTGACTTCCTCAGTGGGGAGGGCCTTGGTAACCCACTGGATGGGTTCATCAACCTGTCCCCTCCACAAAGCCACAGCTACCACTTTGGCCTAGAGGAGCATGAGGGCATCACTGAACTGTTTGACTCTGACTTTGGAGACTTCACCCCACTAGAGTTGGGGTGGAGAGAAACACCCACAGAACAAGAATGA